The genomic DNA GGGCTATCACAGCGTCACGCCTTACATGGGCATCAACAACGCTGCCGAAGCCATCGAGTTTTACAAAAAAGCCTTCGGCGCCACCCAAGTCATGCGCCTGGACATGCCCGACGGCAAGGTCGGCCACGCGGAGCTGCGCATTGGCGACTCGGCGATCATGCTGGGCACGCCCTGCGATGAAATGGCCCTGCGCAACCCGGCCGAACACACCAGCGTCGGCTTGCACCTGTACGTGAATGATGTGGACGCGCAATTCAAACAGGCGCTGGCAGCGGGTGCCAGCGTGGTGTCCGAGCCGAAAGACCAGTTTTATGGCGACCGCTCGGCAAGCGTGAAGGACCCGTTCGGGCACCTGTGGTTTCTGGCCACGCGCAAGGAGGACTTGACCGAAGAACAGATCCGCCAGCGAGCCATGGAGATGTTCCAGCAAGGCTGAGAACCCGACTGCCCCCTGTGGGAGCTGGCTTGCCTGCGATGGCATCGACTCAAAATGCCTGATGCACCGCAGTGGCTGCACCGCAGGCAAGCCAGCTCCCGCAGGAGTGTTCATTGTTTGCCGAGACCACGCTCCTACACACTTCATGAACAACCCCTCCACGCTTTCCCCCTTGCCCCGAACGCCGCGTGATTCCACGATGCAAGCACTAATAAAGAGGAGTCATCCCATGTTCGCCGGTTTCCAAAAAGACAGGTGCCACGTCAACGGCGTGGACATCAGCTACCGCAAAGGCGGTACAGGTCCCGGT from Pseudomonas tolaasii NCPPB 2192 includes the following:
- a CDS encoding VOC family protein, whose amino-acid sequence is MSVKPIPEGYHSVTPYMGINNAAEAIEFYKKAFGATQVMRLDMPDGKVGHAELRIGDSAIMLGTPCDEMALRNPAEHTSVGLHLYVNDVDAQFKQALAAGASVVSEPKDQFYGDRSASVKDPFGHLWFLATRKEDLTEEQIRQRAMEMFQQG